In a genomic window of Wyeomyia smithii strain HCP4-BCI-WySm-NY-G18 chromosome 1, ASM2978416v1, whole genome shotgun sequence:
- the LOC129722952 gene encoding uncharacterized protein LOC129722952, whose product MCTRTVPLLLLVAAVVTVTRADDTGGPGTSPPSKLDDYVLTTQSECYKSKRLISCFKYRISRYIWSFASGRMNWILTEKHAYEAGNGMKLVRLNEPQEDDVFPDARQISPYDNEMLKATKFLQRSLNTFIASHGVRVGMGADSGARFLDDDDNFEGRGKKKKRWSLILPLALMLKLVHMKLLLKPILLGVGLIQILLIAGGLFIFNYFRHTNICRIQPHLIHSHSHIASESAPELSYAAYGSYPSYSASPYNAYSKDWATNRAYSAYGFLDAIDSHKV is encoded by the exons aTGTGTACTCGGACTGTTCCACTGTTGTTGCTGGTCGCCGCTGTCGTTACAGTAACTAGAGCTGATGATACCGGAGGGCCTGGTACCAGCCCACCGAGCAAATTGGACGACTACGTGCTGACCACCCAATCGGAGTGCTATAAATCAAAACGACTGATATCGTGTTTCAAGTATCGAATTTCACGCTACATTTGGTCGTTTGCGTCCGGTAGGATGAACTGGATATTAACGGAGAAGCATGCATACGAAGCGGGTAACGGCATGAAGCTGGTGCGGCTGAATGAACCACAGGAGGACGATGTATTTCCTGATGCTAGACAGATTTcac CGTACGACAATGAAATGCTGAAAGCCACTAAATTCCTTCAACGCTCGCTGAACACGTTTATTGCATCGCACGGTGTCCGGGTCGGCATGGGTGCAGATAGTGGAGCTCGGTTCCTAGACGATGATGACAATTTCGAGGGTCGcggcaaaaagaaaaagagatgGAGTTTAATCTTGCCATTAGCTCTGATGCTCAAGCTAGTGCACATGAAACTGCTGTTGAAGCCAATCCTGCTAGGAGTAGGATTGATTCAGATCTTGCTAATTGCCGGAGGTCTGTTCATATTCAATTACTTCCGCCATACCAACATTTGCCGAATCCAGCCACATCTGATCCACTCTCACTCTCATATAGCCAGTGAGTCAGCACCAG AATTATCGTATGCTGCCTACGGTTCATATCCTTCTTACTCGGCTTCGCCATACAACGCCTATAGCAAGGACTGGGCTACAAATCGGGCATATAGTGCATATGGTTTTCTCGATGCAATCGACTCACACAAAGTTTAA